In Candidatus Palauibacter australiensis, the genomic window GATATGTAGATACTCGATCTACGTCGTACTTCTACATATCAATAAAACGGATGAAGAAGTTGATCTACAAGGAGTTGGTGGCGGCTTCCTCGCGCCCTCTGGTGCTCTCGATCCTCGCCGGCGGCGACACGTACGGCTACGAGATCATCAAGCAGGTGAAGCGGCTCTCCGGCGGCGACCTGGAGTGGTCGGGCGGGATGCTCTATCCCCTCCTGCACCGGCTCGAGAAGGACCGCCTCATTGAAGGCTACTGGGAACCCACCGACGAAGGGCGACCGCGCAAGTACTACAGCCTGACGACCCTCGGGCGGCGGCAGTTGGCCGCCGACCGGAAGAGCTGGCGGGCCATGTACGGAGTGCTGGAGCTATCCTGGCGAGGCGGCGATGTCTCGGCTGGATGACGGGATCCGGAAGTGGCGCAGGGGTCTGGAGGCCGGGGGGCGGTTCTCACGACGCGAACTGGCGGAACTCGAGGACCACCTGCGGGCCCACGCGGCCGACGACCGGGCGCGGGACGCACCGGCCTCCGCCGCCGCTATCGAGGCCGCCGCCCGGGATGAACTCGGCGATCCCAACCTGCTCTTCCGGGAGTTCGCGAAGCAGGACACCCCGGCGTGGCGGAGTCTCCTCCTGGGAGGGTGGGGACTGTACGCGCTGTCGTTGATTCTCTCGGATTTCGGCGCCGTGGCGTTTGAGCCGTTGCACCCGGACTTCAGGATGTCGGTCTCGTGGCAGGAGCTTCTGCAGCCCGCGCCGATCTCCGTGTGGGTCCTCGCGGCGTTCTCGGCCCTGCTCATGATGTCCACGGCCCTGGCCTTCCGGCGTGCCCGACGCTCGGTCGAAGCGTGGGTGGGCTACGTCGCTGGAGTCGTCGGCGCTACCGGCCTTGGAGTCGGAGCGTTCAACCTCCTCCTGCCCATCCCGATCCCGGTCGACGCCGAACTCGTCGCGTACGGCCACCTGGGTCTCTCCTACTGGGTGTGGTCCGCCTCCTTCACGCTGGCGGCCATCGCCCTGTGGCTGCGCGACCGCGAGTGGGCTTCCCCCCCGCCGATGGAATCGCCGAAGCAATCGCTGGCGTAGCGGGAGTCGAAGAATGATCGGCATCCTCGCGGACACGCCCCGCGATGCGGAACTCATGAGACGCGCCGTCGCCGGCGGCGTTCGCGTGATCCACGCGGCCAACGACCTCACGGTCGCCGACCTGGGCATCGAGTGTCTGGTGTTCGGCAGCCGCAGCGGGCTCCTGGCGGAGAGGATCGCCGTCCTGCGCGAGGTCGAGCGGAAGCTCCCGTGGGTTCCGGTGATCCTCGTGACGGACCGGAAGATCGCCATCGCGCGCCTCCTGAGCAGGGTGCAGGTGGCGGATCTCGTCTGGTTCGAGGACGTCGAAGGTCAGCTCGCCTCGCGCATCGAGTCCGCACGCGGCGGGTCCGCCCTGCTGCAGATGGCGGACAAGATCCGGCGGTCGACGGCGCCGCCGGCCCTCCGCTCCGCCGTGGCGCACGCCCTCCGGGAGGCTCGCCGCACGCCCGTCCGCAACGTGCAGGCACTCGCGGCGGCGGTGGACTGCTCGCCTGTGACGCTGTTTCAGCAGTTCCAGGCCCGCGCCCGCGGCCGGACGACGTTCAACCGGTTCCTCGGCGGGCTCGCCATCCTCCGGGCGCAGCAGCTCCGAGCCACCGGCGCGAAGTGGAAACAGGTGAGCGCGCAACTCGGACTCCCTCGGGAAACCCTGCGCCGGAAGGCGAAGAGGTGGCTCGGCTGCAATCTCCTCGAGCTGGAACGCATCCCTCCGAACCAACTCCTCGCCGCCTTCGCCCTGGAGCATTTCGCCCCCCTGCTCGACCCGCCGCCGCCCGACCCCGGGCACTGACACGGGTCTCCGGCCGGGAGGCCGTCCGGCCCTCTGGACAGACCATCCGATCTGTGCCGCAACCGTCCGATGTGACTCTTATTTCATATGGTTACGTCCTGTTCTATGGTCACGGCCGGACGCAGGTTTCGACCTCTCGACCGCCCCAACCGGGAACCCTGTCGACACGCTGCCTCCGGCGACACGACGAACATGCATTTCTCTCTGCAGCTCGAACCGCAGAACTGGCTCGCGGAAGGCAATCTGTATTGGATCCTCGGGTACGCGCTGCCCGTGCTGATGGTCGGCATGGCGGCCGGCACGGTATACGTCAACTCCGCAACGCACCTGTCCAACGTTCGGCGGGCGAGCCGCAGACTCGAGTCGTGGCTGAGGCTCAGCGACCGAGCCACGGAGGAACGGGCGGTTGTGCGCGGCGCCTCGACACGCGGCGCCGCCGCTGCATTCAACCGCTTCTACGCACGACTGTGGCTGCTCCTTCGGGTGCACCTCCCCAGACGCAGGTATCTCGACGACGTAGAAACGATTCGGAGACGCAACCGCAAGGCGTTCATCGACGCGCGGCTTCCGGCCCTTGAGAGCCGGGAAACGGGCGAACGCGGAGACATCGGATCTCTGGTCTCCGGTCTGCGGGACCGAATCAGGGTCATCCGTAGCAGGGGCGTCAACAAGGGCGTCCGTCAGGCTCTCGCCGTCGGTGCCGCGACATCGGTCATGGCATTCGCCATTGCGATGACGCAGGCCCCATCCGTCACGGCCGGACTTGCGGGACAGGGTCCCGCGGCGGCGGCGCTGGCGATGTTCCTCCTCGTCGCCATCGTGTACGTCCTGGGCGGGATCCTGCTGCGGTGGTGTCGAGCGGATCGACACACGGGGATAGGCGCCTTCGCCTGGGGGAGCTCCATTCCGCTCTACCTGGGCGTGAACGCCCTCGGTTTGAGCGCGCTCGGGATACCCGACAACGACAGGCTCTACAATCCGCTTACCGTTGGCCTGGCGGCGATCTGCATGGTGATGATGCTGGTAGTCCGGGAAGTCCTGTACCATCGATACCGCGCCATTGCGACCACCGCGGATGAGAAGCGCGCGAAGGAGCACCGAGTCGTCGGCGAAATACTATGGTTCGCCTCCG contains:
- a CDS encoding PadR family transcriptional regulator, coding for MKKLIYKELVAASSRPLVLSILAGGDTYGYEIIKQVKRLSGGDLEWSGGMLYPLLHRLEKDRLIEGYWEPTDEGRPRKYYSLTTLGRRQLAADRKSWRAMYGVLELSWRGGDVSAG